GGCGCCTATTTCGTGTACGGCTTCGATTTCTTCGGGCGGTGTGTCGCGCAAGCGGTCAATGTTGTGGAAGTTGTCGGATAGCGCGCGCGCAACCGTGGCACCTATATGGCGAATGCCCAGGGCGAAGAGTACGCGGTGAAATGGTTGTTGTTTGCTCGCTTCGAGCGCGTCGAGGACGTTTTGAGCCGATTTTTTTGCCATGCGTTCGAGGCCCTCGAGTTGCTCTAACTCGAGGTTATAGAGATCGCCGACATCGCGGACGAGTTCGTTATCGACGAGTTGCTCAACAAGAGCAGTTCCCAGGCCCTCGATATCCATTGCCGTGCGCGAGGCAAAGTGACGGATATTGCCTTTGAGTTGCGCGAGGCATTGGGAATTGTCGCAGCGAATGGCGACTTCGGTTTTGTCTTTAATGAGGGGACCGTTGCAGACGGGGCAGTTTTTTGGGAATTCGAATGCGATGGTGTCTTTTGCGCGTTTGGCTGTGACCACGCGCACGACTTTGGGGATGACGTCGCCGCCTTTTTCGAGGATGACTGTATCGCCTTCCCGGATGTCTTTGCGCTCGAGTTCTTCGGCGTTGTGCAATGTGGCGCGGCTGACGGTGGTGCCCGCCAATTGCACGGGTTTGAGGTTTGCCACCGGGGTGATAACGCCTGTGCGCCCGACTTGAAGGGTAATGCGTTTGAGCACGGTTTCGGCTTGTTCGGCTGAGTATTTGTAGGAGATTGCCCAGCGGGGACTTTTGGATGTGGCGCCGAGTTTGTTTTGTTGTGCGATGCTGTTGACTTTGATGACGATGCCGTCGATGTCATAGGGTAAATCCGGACGCTTTTCCTGCCATTCGCGTGCCTGGGCGATGATGTCGTCAATATTGTCGCACAGGGCGCGGTTGGCGTTGACGGGCAGGCCCAGGCGTTCGAGGTAGGAGAGGTTTTCGCCATGGGTTGGTAGCTGTATGGCGGGCGAGCGGAAAGAGTACGCAAAAAAGCTCAGGCGACGCTCGGCTACCTGTTGTGCGTCTTGTAATTTGAGCGAGCCAGATGTGGCGTTGCGCGGGTTGGCGAAGGGGTTTTCCTCATTTTTTTCGCGCAGGACGTTTATCGCGTCAAAGGTGTTGTGATCGAGATAGACTTCGCCGCGGATTTCGCAGTAGGGTACGGGGTTACTGAATAACCCTATTTCAGCACAGGCTTTGAGGCGGATGGGTATGGATTTAATGGTTTTTACATTCGGTGTTATGTCTTCGCCCTGTGTGCCATTGCCGCGGGTGACGCCGCGCGTGAGCAGGCCGTTTTCGTAAATCAGGCTCAGGGCAACACCGTCGATTTTGAGTTCGGCGACATATTGCAGTTCTTCGTCGGGTAGTTCGCGGCGGATGCGGTCTTCAAAGTCTCTGAGTTCGTCTTCTGAATAGGTGTTGTCCAAACTGAGCATGGGGATGTCGTGTTGCACGGTTGGAAATTCTCGGGTCAGGTCAGAGGTTACGCGCTGTGTGGGGGAATCGGGTTGGATCAAATTGGGATGTCGCGCTTCCAGGTCGCTCAGTTCGCGCATAAGTGTGTCATATTCCCGGTCAGAAATCGCGGGAGCATTGAGCACGGCGTATCGGTAATTGTGTTCGTTGAGTTGTTCAACGAGTTGTGCAATGCGGTTGGTGGGAGTCATAAAAAAAGGTACTCGGGCATTAATAAGGGTTGATCAGGTCCGAAGCAATGGATTCTCCTGATCTCTTCCCCAGTGGGCGGGGTTGTCCAATTCAATGCTGCATTTAGTATAGCCAATTTTGTCCGCATATTCAAGGTGGGCGCGATGTTTACCCACCAATAATTTTCGCCAGAAACCCCCCGTTAGTTTTCAAGCAAAAAGAAAAGCGGCGAGTCCCAGTAGCATGCCCGCTTTGAGGAGTTTGCTGAGGTATCCGAGGGTGTCTTTTTGCCAGAGGCGGATGAGGACAAAGATGAGCAAAAGGTTGAGGAAGAGAATCAGGCAGAGATAGATCGAACTGTAAATGCCCAGGAGCGCGGGCAATGGAGTCGCGATGATGAGGATTGCAAAGATGCCGGTGATCAGAATGCGCGCGATGTTTTCGCCCCAGGAGATGGGTACAGTGCCGCCCGATAACTGGCGGTCGCCCGCGCTGTCTTCGAGGTCTTTGAGAAGTTCGCGGCCCAGGTGAAACAGAAAGGCAAAGCCCACAATGAGATAGGGGGCAGATATGTTTTCAACGGTTGCGCCACCATAGAGAAATGCCAGACCGCCGAGCGCACTTACTGTGAGATTGCCGATGAGAGGCACG
This window of the Gemmatimonadota bacterium genome carries:
- the ligA gene encoding NAD-dependent DNA ligase LigA: MTPTNRIAQLVEQLNEHNYRYAVLNAPAISDREYDTLMRELSDLEARHPNLIQPDSPTQRVTSDLTREFPTVQHDIPMLSLDNTYSEDELRDFEDRIRRELPDEELQYVAELKIDGVALSLIYENGLLTRGVTRGNGTQGEDITPNVKTIKSIPIRLKACAEIGLFSNPVPYCEIRGEVYLDHNTFDAINVLREKNEENPFANPRNATSGSLKLQDAQQVAERRLSFFAYSFRSPAIQLPTHGENLSYLERLGLPVNANRALCDNIDDIIAQAREWQEKRPDLPYDIDGIVIKVNSIAQQNKLGATSKSPRWAISYKYSAEQAETVLKRITLQVGRTGVITPVANLKPVQLAGTTVSRATLHNAEELERKDIREGDTVILEKGGDVIPKVVRVVTAKRAKDTIAFEFPKNCPVCNGPLIKDKTEVAIRCDNSQCLAQLKGNIRHFASRTAMDIEGLGTALVEQLVDNELVRDVGDLYNLELEQLEGLERMAKKSAQNVLDALEASKQQPFHRVLFALGIRHIGATVARALSDNFHNIDRLRDTPPEEIEAVHEIGAAIAESIHAYLKDEDNWAIVEKLRRAGINLKSETPADTGPKPLADEIVVITGTFTRWGRQQAQDLIRALGGTPTSSVSGKTTLVIAGEKAGSKRTKAEQLGIDVLNEEEFVELIGEENA